One window of Lacerta agilis isolate rLacAgi1 chromosome 14, rLacAgi1.pri, whole genome shotgun sequence genomic DNA carries:
- the LOC117059339 gene encoding olfactory receptor 10A2-like — protein sequence MQNRKEHILQNSTTPAKFILRGLSDDPNLQSALFFTFLVIYIITLTGNLLIILLTLVDPALHTPMYFFLRNLSFLEISYTSVNVPKMLANLLSGNKSISFIGCALQTYFIFFLGGSECFLLASMAYDRYVAICKPLHYPILMSQKVYTTLAVASWLSGFLMSFGHTSMVFTLSYCGSNVINHFFCDIPPLLKLACGDTSRVEIAVFVVAMIFVTLPFILILMSYAGIITTILKISSSEGRKKTFSTCSSHLIVVTLFYGSACITYLKPNSTYSPNTDKYLSLFYTVIGPILNPLIYSLRNKEVKCAFKRIWDRKPFG from the coding sequence ATGCAGAACagaaaagaacacattctacaaAACAGTACAACACCAGCTAAATTCATCCTCCGGGGTCTTTCTGATGATCCAAACTTGCAAAGTGCATTATTCTTCACTTTCCTGGTAATCTATATCATCACTCTGACAGGAAACCTTCTCATCATTCTTCTGACATTGGTTGACCCTGCTCTACAcacccccatgtacttcttcctaaGAAACCTGTCTTTTCTGGAGATCAGCTACACATCGGTGAATGTCCCTAAGATGCTGGCCAACCTCCTTTCTGGAAATAAATCCATCTCCTTCATCGGATGTGCTCTGCAGACCTACTTTATATTCTTCCTTGGTGGGTCAGAATGTTTCCTCTTGGCCTCAATGGCCTATGATCGATATGTTGCCATTTGTAAGCCCTTGCACTACCCCATCCTGATGAGCCAAAAAGTTTATACTACTTTAGCTGTTGCGTCTTGGTTAAGTGGGTTTCTGATGTCCTTTGGTCACACCAGCATGGTGTTTACTCTCTCCTACTGTGGCTCCAATGTGATCAACCACTTCTTTTGTGACATCCCTCCTTTGCTGAAATTGGCTTGTGGGGACACCTCAAGGGTTGAAATTGCAGTCTTTGTGGTGGCTATGATTTTTGTGACTTTGCCTTTTATCCTGATATTGATGTCTTATGCTGGCATTATTACCACCATTTTGAAGatctcctcctctgagggtcGGAAGAAGACCTTCTCTACCTGCTCTTCACACCTCATTGTGGTGACCTTGTTCTATGGTTCTGCTTGTATTACATATTTGAAGCCCAATTCCACTTACTCACCAAACACTGACAAATATCTCTCACTTTTCTATACTGTTATCGGTCCCATTTTGAACCCCCTCATATACAGCTTGAGGAATAAAGAGGTAAAATGTGCCTTTAAAAGAATCTGGGATAGAAAGCCTTTTGGGTGA